Part of the Nitrosopumilus piranensis genome is shown below.
GTAGATTCCCACACCAATTGCAATTGCTATAGGAATAATAATCATTGTAGAGTCTGGACCTGATTCGCCATTATTTGTAGGCTCATTTACAAAGATTGTTGTATCTTTAGTAACAAAGAGTTCATCTCTAATGCCATCCTTGTATCTAACGGTAATTGTAATGTCATGTTCCCCGTATTTTGGCTCGCCATCAAATTCAATTGGAATGTTAAATGGTACGGGTGCATCAACTTCAATCTCGTCTATGAATTGAGTGTTTGATTTGATGTTAGAATCACCACGAGGCTCAACAGATACAAAACCAAACAAGCCATCTTCATTGCCTTCATTAATAATTTCTCCAATAATCATTTGTGTTCCAGACAATTCAATTACATCAACATTGAAAATAGTAAGATCAATCAATCCTTTAATGTAAAAATCAACAATTTTTGAAATTACATGTTGATCACCATGAGCATTATAATATGAAATAGACAGAGGGATTCTCAATGTATCACCTTTTAGTCCTTCTGGCACGTACACTGTTGCAGTAAGATGTCTAGCAGATTTTGGATCAATGTTTCCGACATCCCAATTTGATTCCAAGATCACAACATTTTCCACATTAGTAGTAGAGGCTGTAGTCGATGCACGTTCTGTTTGTGTATTTGATGCAACAATATCAACACTAGATAACGGAGCAGTTCCATCATTTGAAATTTCAATTATTACGTTGTTTGTTCGCAAAGATGTAAGGAATGGATCTAATGCTTTCACATTGATCACACTATCACCAGTTACCTTAAACGAAAAATCTTCAAATGCCGTTCTAACACCTGATTCTCTTAATCTTGAATAATCAACTTTTACTGTTCCAGGATATTGTTGAATATTCACATTCTTATCGATATTTACAAAGAATGTAAGATGAAAGTTTTCACCTGCCAATGAATTTGAATCGCTGTCAGCTCTAATTATTGAACCTGGCCCATCAGATGCAGAAAATCCAAAAGGCAATGACAATTGTCCTTTAATTCCTGTAATATCTTGAGTTCCAACATTTGCAAATACAACAGTAAATGGAACATTACTATCTCCAGCCTCAACTTCTATTTTCTGATTTAGTGTACCAAAGTATGCATCTAGGAATTTGACATCACCAAAATCTCGCTCAAAAGGTGAATCTCCAAAGCCACCAGATTGGATTTGGGCAAAAGAATTTCCTACAAAAAGTGGTACCATCAAAATTGCAAATAACAAGAAGAATGGTTTATGATTCATTATACTAAAACCTCCATTTCAGATGGCATATCGCCTTCAAAGGCCTTACCATCTTTTATTGTAATGACTTTGTCTACATCACCAAAGTGTTGACGATCGTGTGTTACAATCACAAATGTTTGATTAAGTTTTTTTGCCATAGATTTCATCAATTGTACTATTGTGTCAGATGTAACAGAGTCCAAGTTTCCTGTTGGCTCATCTGCCAAAACAATTGAGGGTTTATTGATTAATCCTCGTGCAATAGCTGCTCTTTGAGCTTGACCGCCTGAAATTTTGTTTGCTCGTTTATAGATCTGATCCTCAAGGCCAACTGCTTTTAGTAGATCTTTTGCATCTTTTTCAGCAGTAACATTTGTTCCTCCAATTTGTCTTGGAAGCAATACATTTTCCAAAACGGTTAGATCAGAAAGCAAATTTGAGAATTGAAAGATAAATCCTAATTTTTTATTTCTAAATGAAGAAATCTTATCATCATTAAGAGTAGTAGTATCGACTCCATCAATTAGGATCTTTCCAGTTGTAGGACGATCAAGTAAACCAATCATGTTAAGCAATGTAGATTTTCCCGAACCAGAACTTCCAACAATTAAAACAATTTCACCTTGTTGAACTGAAAGAGTTGCATTATCAAGTGCCTTGACTTTATTTTCACCTTCTCCGTAGATTTTTGTCAAATTACTAATCTCTAATACCTTAGACAGTTCTCATCGCCTCCACAGGTAATAGCTTAGTTGCCCTATACGACGGATAGAGTGACGCAATAATTGCCAAAATAAACGAAGTCAAGGCTGTTTGAATAATCTTTTCCCAGTTGTAGCTAACTTCAAGTGGCAAACTATTGTTAAATGACATCTTTGTAACATCAGCATAAAATGTATAGCCCAATCCTGCAGCAGTTCCTACACAAGCACCAATTGCTCCAATAATCATTCCTTGGAAAATAAAGATGACTAGAATATCTTTTCTTTTAGCTCCAATAGATCTCATTACACCAATCTCACGAGTTTTTCCATTTACTAGCATCATCTGAATTGTTACAATCGCAAAAGCCGAAGACATCATCCCAAAATAACCAATCATGTTGATCATTGCAATACCAGATCTGAATCCAGCAAGTTGTTCTTCAGCTGATTCCTCTATTGTTTCAGCTCTAAAATCATCATTAGGAAATGAACGCAGGAAAAATTCTTTTACTTCAAATGCTTTTGTAGGATCATTTAGTTTTACCATAAAAGAACCTGTATCACCTTGTCGATTCATCATATCACGTAAAGTATCAATATGAACAACTGCAGTATAATCAAAGCCCTGACCACCAGGTGACTTTGCAATTCCTGAAACGGTAAATCTTCGAATTTGATCTTCACCCCATCTATCAACTACCAGAACTTTAACACTGTCACCAACTTGAGCTCCACCAAGATCTCTTGCAACATTAGAACCTAACACAATAGAGTTTCTTGAAAAAACATAGTTTCCTTCTGAAATAGTTTCATGTACAGTTGACGCTCTAACATCTCTAAATGGATCAATTCCAACTATGGGGATTCGTGTTTCTTCAATTAATTTTCCATTTTTTGTCATATTCATTTCGGCAGTTGATGAAAGCCGCGGTGTCGCTGCTTCAACATATGGAATTCTTTCAAACCAATTTACAATAGACAAATCTGATTTATCGATATAGTCTGCTTCATCAGTTACAAGTACATCACCATTTCTGTAATCGCTAATGTCTCTAACAATTGCATCAAACAATCCCTGAAAAATTACAAAATTTACATGAATTACTAAAATTCCAATTGTAACAGCTAAAACAGCACCAATCAAACTCCCCTTTTTGTTAAACAACATTCTTTTTGCTAGTCTTAATCGATATTCCACGGTTCCAATAAAATAGTCTAATATTTAATGTATATGATATCTAGTGCTAACAGTATAGACAATTTTATATGATATTGGTTATTAATGAATTGCAGAATAACATTGGAGATAACATAATGGACAATTTAGATATGAAAATTTTGAGCAAATTACTTAACAATTGCAGAGAATCGGACAGGCAGATAGGAAAGGAATTAGGAATTTCTGGAGGTGCAGTACGTGTCAGAATAAAAAAGATGGAAGAAAAAGGAGTTATTGAAAAATTCTTTATCAAAGTAGAGCCTCCAATTTTAGGCAATGGTATACTGTATTTTGTAGTATCAGGGGAAAATATTCAAGAAATTTTAGAGCAGGTCAGTCTAGTTGGCGAACCATTTTTGGTAGTTCCATGTGTTGGTGGAATTACAGTATGTAGTATTGTGATTAAAGAAGATTTGGAGCAAAAAATTGAGCTTGCAAAAAAATTAATGAAAGATATTAGAGTTTTATCAATTTTTGAGGCAGAAAATCCAGGATTTAATTCCAATCTAACAAAAACAGATTTAGAAATTTTAGGAGAATTGATAAAAGATCCAAGACAAAAAAGTGAACAACTTGCAAAGAAAACAGATCTGTCAACTAAAACAATAACAAGATGTCTAGAAAAATTACATGACAATGATGGAATTCAATTCACTTTAATTTATGATCCTACAAAGATTGAGGAATTTATTCCCCATGCAGTACTTACTTGGATTAATGGAGATTTGAAAGAAACTTTGGAAAATCTAAATAATAATTTTTCAGAATCATATTTACAAATTCCTTTTATTGCAAAAAATCAAATTGTCTTATTTATGTACAGCAATAGTATTTTTAAAATGGACGAATTAACACAAAAAGTCAGAACCATAAAAAATGTAAAATCTACAGACTTGTTTATTCCAAAAAAGATTTTGTTTTACACAAATTGGATTCAAAGAGCAATTAAAGAGTCTAAAAAATCCCCCAAACTACACCTCACATATCAAACAAATTAAATAATAACACTTTGATGAAAATATATGAAGAAGAAAAAGATCTATGAAGGAAAAATTTTAGGTCTTAGTGTTTATGATGGAAAAATAGAAGGAAGAAAAGTTAAACGAGAAATGATAGAGCATAGAGGAGCTGCAGCTATGCTTGCTTTTGATGAAGACAAGAAAGTTATTCTTGTAAAGCAACATAGATTCCCACATGGATATGTTCTAGAGATTCCTGCAGGAACATTGGAAAAAAGAGAAAAACCCATCAAATGTGCATTCAGAGAATTAGAAGAAGAGACAGGATATAGAGCAAAGAAGATGACGCCTCTAATCACATACTATCCATCAATTGGGTACAATTCAGAGGTAATTCACTGCTTTGTAGCCTCAGGATTGAAGAAAATTGCTGATTTGAGACTTGATGATGATGAGATTCTATCAGTAGTAAAAATAGATATGAAAAAATTACTCAATATGATAAAAACTGGAAAGATTCAGGACTCAAAAACAATATGTGCAGTTTTGACATATGCTGCAAAAAAGAAACTATACTAATTATTCATTATAGATTGGTTGAACGAGATCTGCCACATCAGCCCAAGATTGAGTTATTCTTTCAAACATAAAGACCATATCAAGAAAATCTATTGGAATCTCTTTTTTATTTCCTAATGTAGTTCTGAGTTTACCAAGTTTTTCTTCAAATTTTTTATGTAATGATATTGCTTCTATTGCTAAAAGCCTATCTGGCTTTGTAAATGCATCAATTGATTTTTCTGCTAATTTACTAAAGTCTTTTACAACATCATAGATCTTTTTGGATTGTTCTTTTGATAATGAGGAGTTATAAATAAAATCAGAGAGCTCTACAATTGAGTCACCAGCATTCTCAAGTAGATTTGCTGCAACCCGATAATCAAGAACATCAATGTTTTCTAGATTAAATGCATTAGCTAATCTCTTGTCAACAAGAGTACTGCGAATTAATCTAACTAGTAAGAAATATTGTCTATTTACTTCTGCATCACGTTTTGATAATGTTTGCAAGTTTGATTTATCATCAGAAATTAATCCCTTTGATGCATCATCATACATTCCAAGAGCAATTGAACTCATACGTTTGAGAATTTTTTCAGGATTAAGTGTTGTAGCATCTAAAAGAAATTGCATGTTTATGTGTGATGCATCTTCTTCAATTATTTCCATTCCAACAAGTCG
Proteins encoded:
- a CDS encoding winged helix-turn-helix transcriptional regulator codes for the protein MDNLDMKILSKLLNNCRESDRQIGKELGISGGAVRVRIKKMEEKGVIEKFFIKVEPPILGNGILYFVVSGENIQEILEQVSLVGEPFLVVPCVGGITVCSIVIKEDLEQKIELAKKLMKDIRVLSIFEAENPGFNSNLTKTDLEILGELIKDPRQKSEQLAKKTDLSTKTITRCLEKLHDNDGIQFTLIYDPTKIEEFIPHAVLTWINGDLKETLENLNNNFSESYLQIPFIAKNQIVLFMYSNSIFKMDELTQKVRTIKNVKSTDLFIPKKILFYTNWIQRAIKESKKSPKLHLTYQTN
- a CDS encoding PhoU domain-containing protein; this encodes MTKFIRRLQRIGSSILVSLPKEWVDANKLDKSSQVELDTGQDSISISANRETRPTKELVISYPLPKEENIVADITGAYLLGYDIIEITSDSTIPGEDREKIRNSMRRLVGMEIIEEDASHINMQFLLDATTLNPEKILKRMSSIALGMYDDASKGLISDDKSNLQTLSKRDAEVNRQYFLLVRLIRSTLVDKRLANAFNLENIDVLDYRVAANLLENAGDSIVELSDFIYNSSLSKEQSKKIYDVVKDFSKLAEKSIDAFTKPDRLLAIEAISLHKKFEEKLGKLRTTLGNKKEIPIDFLDMVFMFERITQSWADVADLVQPIYNE
- a CDS encoding ABC transporter ATP-binding protein, whose amino-acid sequence is MTKIYGEGENKVKALDNATLSVQQGEIVLIVGSSGSGKSTLLNMIGLLDRPTTGKILIDGVDTTTLNDDKISSFRNKKLGFIFQFSNLLSDLTVLENVLLPRQIGGTNVTAEKDAKDLLKAVGLEDQIYKRANKISGGQAQRAAIARGLINKPSIVLADEPTGNLDSVTSDTIVQLMKSMAKKLNQTFVIVTHDRQHFGDVDKVITIKDGKAFEGDMPSEMEVLV
- a CDS encoding COG1361 S-layer family protein, with amino-acid sequence MNHKPFFLLFAILMVPLFVGNSFAQIQSGGFGDSPFERDFGDVKFLDAYFGTLNQKIEVEAGDSNVPFTVVFANVGTQDITGIKGQLSLPFGFSASDGPGSIIRADSDSNSLAGENFHLTFFVNIDKNVNIQQYPGTVKVDYSRLRESGVRTAFEDFSFKVTGDSVINVKALDPFLTSLRTNNVIIEISNDGTAPLSSVDIVASNTQTERASTTASTTNVENVVILESNWDVGNIDPKSARHLTATVYVPEGLKGDTLRIPLSISYYNAHGDQHVISKIVDFYIKGLIDLTIFNVDVIELSGTQMIIGEIINEGNEDGLFGFVSVEPRGDSNIKSNTQFIDEIEVDAPVPFNIPIEFDGEPKYGEHDITITVRYKDGIRDELFVTKDTTIFVNEPTNNGESGPDSTMIIIPIAIAIGVGIYIMRRRKKSANEASD
- a CDS encoding NUDIX hydrolase, producing MKKKKIYEGKILGLSVYDGKIEGRKVKREMIEHRGAAAMLAFDEDKKVILVKQHRFPHGYVLEIPAGTLEKREKPIKCAFRELEEETGYRAKKMTPLITYYPSIGYNSEVIHCFVASGLKKIADLRLDDDEILSVVKIDMKKLLNMIKTGKIQDSKTICAVLTYAAKKKLY
- a CDS encoding ABC transporter permease — protein: MLFNKKGSLIGAVLAVTIGILVIHVNFVIFQGLFDAIVRDISDYRNGDVLVTDEADYIDKSDLSIVNWFERIPYVEAATPRLSSTAEMNMTKNGKLIEETRIPIVGIDPFRDVRASTVHETISEGNYVFSRNSIVLGSNVARDLGGAQVGDSVKVLVVDRWGEDQIRRFTVSGIAKSPGGQGFDYTAVVHIDTLRDMMNRQGDTGSFMVKLNDPTKAFEVKEFFLRSFPNDDFRAETIEESAEEQLAGFRSGIAMINMIGYFGMMSSAFAIVTIQMMLVNGKTREIGVMRSIGAKRKDILVIFIFQGMIIGAIGACVGTAAGLGYTFYADVTKMSFNNSLPLEVSYNWEKIIQTALTSFILAIIASLYPSYRATKLLPVEAMRTV